The DNA region CGAACTACATGGTTTAAAGGAAAGCTTAATTAAGTCTACAAGCGACAAGGACAAACTTATACAGGAATTACAAACAACTCTGCAAAACAAAGATTTAAACATGGAGAACTTAAAACAGGAATACGATTCCAAGCTATCGAAAGTGACAAACCAATGTGACCATTTCAAGCTGGAATCGGAAAGCTCACGTTCccttttgaagaagtatgaaaatgaaataaaaagacAAAGCGTAGATATCAAAGATTTACAGCATCACATCATGGAAAAGGACGATGAATTATCCACGTTGAAAGCTTCAAAGATGATAAATTCCCATCCAAACTATTCTACAGAAGAGTTCAATGAGCTTACCGAAATGAATAAGATTGTTCAAGACCAAGTTCAATATACCAAAGAATTAGAAGTAGCGAACATGCAACAGGCTAATgagctgaaaaaattgaaacagTCGCAAGATTTCTCTACCTTTTGGAAactagaaaatgaaaaattgcaaaataAGCTAAAGCAATTCCACGTACTAGAAAGccaatttgaagatttacAATTAGAAAACATTGATTTGAAATCGAAATTAACGAACTGGGAAATTTATAATGATAACGATgataacgatgatgataagGCTAAAAATAATCTGCAAAGTAATCCCGAAGAGATTATTCGCGACTGGAAACTGACCAAAAAGGAATGCTTAATTTTGACAgacaaaaatgataaactAAGGCTAGATAATAACAACTTAAAACTTCTGAATGATGAAATGGCTTTGGAGAGAAATCAAATATTAGATTTGAACAATAATTATGAGAATAGCATAGTAAATCTGAAGAGATTAAACCACGAACTagaacaacaaaagagCTTGTCCTTTGAAGAATGTCGATTATTGCGAGAACAGTTAGATGATTTGTATTCTGCACAGAATAATGTTTTGTCAGAAACAAATGATTGTAAAACTCATATTCCGGACGCGAATTTAAACGAAGACATGAACAATTTATTGgataaatacaaaaataaaactgaAGATCTAACGAGtgaattaaaaaaattaaacgaTCAGTTGTTATCAAATTCCAATGATGTGGAAActcaaaggaaaaagaggaaGTTAACAAGCGATCAAATAGGCTTAAATTATTCTCAAAGACTTAACGAATTGCAACTTGAAAATGTAAACGTTTCGAGAGAACTAAGTAAAGCGGAAACTACTATCCatctattaaaaaaaaaattagaaaaattgaCCAGTTTAAAGGAGAAAAGAATTCGCATATTACAACTGCGCGATGGTCCATTCATTAGTGATCAATTTGTCAAGAAGAATAAACTACATCTCTTACAGAAGGAAAATTCAGACTTATTGGAGCAActgaaacagaaaaactCTACCATCGAAACGATACCAATTTCTGTCTATGATTCATTGAACTTCGAATTGAAACAAATTGAGCAAGAAACATTCAAGTCAAATAAGAGGTTTTCCAGGCTTAAGCAGgtctttaataaaaaatcattaGAGTTTATTGATGTCGTGAATTCATTACTAGGTTTTAAATTGGAATTCCAGCAGGATGGTCGAGTTaagatattttcttgtttcaaaCCTGAAAGACATTTGATTGCTGACTTAAACGAAAATACTCTGAAATCAAATCTTGATTCAGATATAGAAGGCTGGGATGATCTCATGAATTTATGGGTTGAAGATAGAGGTCAACTCCCCTGTTTTTTAGCAACTATAACATTGCGCCTTTGGGAACAACAACAGACCAAATAATGTACATACACTATTAATAGGTAACATTGATTTATTTACAACAGCAGGATCGCCCACACAATAGGCGTACCTGCGCGCCAAGCATATCCTTTTCCTCTCGCCTTCATCATTGGAAGGACCCTTTgtagttctttttttcggatgaaaaaaactaaaaaaagaaactatgCCAAAGCAAAATATGTGATATACAGTATACAGCCCTTTTGTCAATCGAGGTGAAAAGGCACATATTCCGTAACAGTGAAGTTCCGTAGATGCGTTTATATGAAGGAGAGTAATTCTGATTTGAGGAAACCTTCGGATGTTGCGGCATTATCAATTATCCTTACAGGTTCGGCCTTAACTTTGATCTATACGTATAAAAGGTATCTGACTCAATTTAAAAGGACAAACGATATTCCACAACGCATTTTCCACAAACGATGGCTTTATGGTAAAGTCACATCCGTTGGCGACGGTGAtaatttccattttttccaCATGCCTGGCGGTATAAGAGGCGGATGGGGTTGGTTACGATCCATCCCTCAAATGGTCAAGAACGATCCTACCGCAGAAAAACTTATTAGCGGTGACGAGAACTTGagctttttcaatttgaattGGATCATACATAGAGGATCTAGTAAAAgccaaatacaaaaaactaaaagtcagtttttgaaattaaatGTACCCTAcaagaatagaaaaaacCTACCGACGATTCCCATAAGATTATGTGGAGTCGATGCTCCAGAAAGAGCACATTTCGGTAACCCTGCGCAGCCGTTTGGCAACGAAGCGTTAATCTGGTTACAAAACCGGATTTTAGGTAAAAAATTATGGGTGAAACCTTTGTCTATAGACCAGTATAATCGTTGTGTGGCTCGAGTGTCGTATTGGGACTGGCTAGGTGGTTGGAAAGATTTGAGCTTGGAAATGGTCAAGGATGGATTAGCGGTTGTCTATGAAGGTAAGGTAAATGCAGAATTTGACGGTAGAGAAGATAAATATCGATATTATGAATTTTTGGCGAGGTCTAGGAAAAAGGGACTATGGatccaaagaaaagttgaaaCGCCTGGTGAGTATAAAAAACGTATTTAAATTGCATTTTTCCGATAATCACTTTTTTCATGCATCTTACATATCATATATTCATAAAATTAATACACTTTCACCGGATAAGATCTCttcgtctttttttttcatttttggacaagtaaaatatacataataGCGATGTTGAAAGCCAATTTCTCAACATTTCAAGACGATTCCGtgccttttttcttcttctctaaTTTCAAACATTACTTGCACAGCAACAAATAAACTAGCACTTGCCAAAATGACAAATTTAAAACCTGAAACGGTACAGAACATATCGCTTAGCAATTTCTTAGTACCATCAGAGCCCAAACAAAACCCAAAGAGATTGGCGATCATCATCACCCATATGTTGAAAACACCACCAATCGCACAAACGTGTCTGTACCAGATAGTGTCAGAATAATGAGAGAAAAATTGAGTAGCAAAAATTTCAGgcaaaaggaagagaacGATCAACCAACCCcagaataataattttaaTTGAATATCATGCCATATGGCCACGAAGGAAAAAACGGCTAAAGAGGTTAGGATTCTATTTTTTGAGCCGCCGAGAGGAATGTAAATATAACGGACAACCCATTTATTGTAGCTTCTATGCCAGGCTCTCCAGAACGCCAATGCACTGTAGTTGTTATCCACACACCTGATCATGTTTTCGGGTGTATCGATTCCATCAATAAGAGCCCATAGTCTAAACAATCTCCATGGGATTAAAAGTTTTAGCCAAATAATATTTAAATTGAATAAACCGATCATGGAAATTTGGAAAGGCGTGTCATTTTCCCaagcttttgtttttgaaattgccaCGACGTAAAGGAAGTGCAAGATGAATTCCATAGATAGGATAGCAATAACGAATCTCACTGCATAGTAGAAGATAAACTTAAAATTGATTGATGGCAGAATATGTTTTGACTGGTAAATGTAATCATTAAAAGTTATAATGGGGCCAGCAATGAAAAGTGGAGTGTATGTGACATAGCCTATATAGTTCATCAAACTGTAATCTTGAATCGGGTGAGCTGCGGTTAATCTGGCACGCTCGTCAAGCAAAATGGCTGATTTAGCTTCTTTTGATTCGTAAGTTGGACTCTTCTTAGTTTTAAAATTCTCCCATCTTTCTAAAAAGTCCATATTATAACTCAAGACTCTTAAAAGagtaaaattgaaaaaaacatccCATCTTGGAATAATCCCCCTATACCAGTTATCTAGTGGACtcaaaagagaacaaaCGCTGCCGAATGGATAGGATCTGAAATTGTCGTTGATGAAAAGAGTGGAGATACCGTAAGCCCAAATACTAATTGTGGCTATTTTTCTATGGTTTTTCAACATGTGAGAAAGTGTATACAGTATCAACATATGGGCTAATATTCTCATTGAATTGACACCATGTGCGGCcactaaaaaaatcaaaccaAATATTAGATCAAATcttaattttgaaatattggTTGAATAAATCACAATACGTTTTATGGAGGTATGAGCTATCATTAAAGTCGATAACAGCACAAAATTGTCTCTGAAGAACCTATATTGGGAATCGCTATTATCCACTTTTCTACCAAATAACCAACCTTGGGACAAGAGATGTTCATACCGAGTGTAATTTGGATTGTCTAAAGAACTAGCCTGCAGTCCAGCACGGAACATTAAGGGCACTGCAACTAAAAACACCAAGTAGtagaatttgaattcagtGGTTTTCCATAGCGACGGTTTGGTTGGGGGAAAAGTACCCTTTTGCGATGAGGGTTTGATCCTCGAATCTAAACCTTCTGAAGTGACTAGGGGAGCTAATATGCTAACCAGCGACATCCTTTCGATTGTTCGATATGAAACTTATGCTTGACTGGATATACCCTTTGACCCTTTGTAAGATAATAGTCCAAAAGACCAATAGTAGCTCTATTGTCCTTCAGCTCTCTATGTAGATTTTTGACCCACTTAGCAGATAccatatataaataaatgcACATCTGTGCACCTCATAGTAAGTTGTGAGATTTACAATTCATTGAAGATACATTacattcttcattattcGAAACAAGAGGATCTACTGTAGTGGGAGCATGGGTGAATTAGTTTCTAGTTCTGGTTCTGGCACTTCATTTGGCACTTCCGTTTTGGGCTGAAACTGACCATTCGCAATCAGTAAAATGAGGTACTTTTGGATATACAACAATAATGTCCGCCCAATGCACGGACTCTTTGCCTATAACCCGATCGCATTGGTGAGCGCGTCAAGACATGCGACTGTGTATGTCACAGTTGTATTTGGCCTCTCTATTCATAGCGTGTTTGTTATCTCAACTATCGGACTTTGCCAAAGTCATGTAGAAATACCTTAAAAAGAAGACTAAACgtaattctttattttttttggttcgAACCCGCCAACGGGCTTAAAAGGTATCGccaatatgaaaaaaatagaagcCAAAAAGAACATATGTCAAAACAGGCAGTTCTTCCTATACAAAAGGCAACGCTCCTGTGTCGAAGCGGTGGTAGTTTACTTATTGTACTATAAACGACCAATCATACAAACTAGGCAGGGATGATGTTTTGGTCCTCAAAGACAGGCATCACGTCCAAGTACTCCTTCTCATCATCACCGACTTTTACTGCTGAACCATGGAGCGTTTATACCGGTCGTCCCAAatcgtcgtcttcatcatcgccTTCTAAAGTGTCAATATTCATGTTCGACAAGAAACAGTTCGAGAACTATTTATTGCATTacaacatcatcaaatCCAAATCCGGATCCAGAGATAAAGTACTCATACAAGAAGCTTATGAAATATTAAGAAACCAGGCTAACAATCTGGCAAGGCTCAAACACCCGAATATTTTGACACTAATTGAACCGTTAGAAGAACACAGCAAGAATTTCATGTTTGTTACTGAGTTTGTCACCGGCTCGTTGGAAACCGTGTTTAGAGAGACTGATGACGAAGAGAAAAACTTCTTGCAAGGTCATGTTAAGGATAATATTGTGGTTCAACGAGGAATATTGCAACTAGTGAATGCCCTTGACTTTATTCATAACCGTGCAAGCTTCGTTGACTTAAACATTCAACCTAGGGCAATTTTCATAAATGAAAACTCAGACTGGAAAATTTCCGGCTTGGGCTACTTGGTGAAGATACCACCGGGAACAAACACCTCTGAATATTTTCTACCACAATATGATCCAAGAGTACCCCCCTTTATGCATTTGCAATTGAATTATACAGCTCCAGAGATTATATTTGAGAACACCCTGGCATACAAAAATGactatttttcattagGTTCGCTGATATATTTTCTGTATAGTGGTAAAGATTTATTTCGAACCGAGAATTCAACCACTGAATACAAATCGGAATACGGTaaattcgaaaaaaaaatcagtaCCATGTCATGGGATAATATCTTTAATAAGATTCCACCAAAATTGAGACATTGTTTGCCGAAACTGATGAACAGAGATATTTATTCCAGGTACGATAATATAATGTTAATTTTGGACTCCGAGTTTTTTCAGGACCCTTTAATAAAgactttgaattttctagATGATTTGCCCACGAagaataatgaagaaaagtatGTTTTTCTGGAAGGTCTAATAAACTTACTACCAGACTTTCCCCCAGCGTTgttacaaaagaaattccTGCCAATTTTATTGGAATTGTTGAACCAGTTCTGTGcagaaaaaatagtaaacGATAAATgtgtaaacaaaaatttggatTTAATAGTTAAAATAGGGTCCACTTTATCTCAACTATCCTTTCAAGAGAAGATTTATCCGATTTTACTAAGTGCTACGAATTTCCCAATCCTTCTTAGAAAAGCCACCGTTTGCTTGATCGATAGTTTAGATACGTTAAAGCAAAAAGTCAAACGTTCTGATTTCTTGGAGAGCGTACTAAAGCCACTATTTAGCTATGTCTTACAGGACTCAGAAAGTGAGGTTGCTTTGGTAtcacaagaaaaacttctATTGCAAATCCCGTTAGCTTTAGAAGTGCTAGATTTTCCCACTGTAAAACAGTTCTTGTTACCGTTGCTTTCAGGGCTATTTACCAAGACAACCAGTTTAACAGTGAAAAACACATGTGTGACATGTTTCCAAATTATGATAGAGCAGAAATCCATCGATTCTTACACGTGCTCGGACACTATTCTTCCTTTGTTCAAATCGATGAAAACTAGAGATCCAAGAATTTTATCTAAACTACTAAAACTTTTCGAAACTGTTCCGGTGATAATTACTGATGAAATCATCCTTGTTGACCAAGTGTTGCCTTTGATGTGGAACTACTCCATGGCCTCGACACTAACAAAATCGCAATATTCAGGGTACACAAAGGCCATCAATAAAATGTCCTCAGATATCCAGAAGCATCACATCGCAAAACTAAGTGATAGAACAAACGACAGCGATGGAGATGCCTTCCACAAAGTCATCGAACCAACAGTTCAGAAGAGGGAGGACCCCGAGACAGTAGCGGCTAGGAATATCGAAGTAGCAGCCATGAAACCCGTTAGAAAAGCAACCGCCCCCACTCAGAAAGACACCTCCTTGTCATCCAAAAGCGTTTCTAATGCTCGGCCTTTAAACCCAAAGAGTGTACTGGGCACTAGAGGCTTTTCAACAAGCACACTCAACCCTCCACCACAGACAACACCAAGTGAAACCACTTCCAAGGTCAGAGGTGAAACCGCTTTCAGCGGGACTCCACACACCAAgtttgatgatgaattcaacgaatttcaatctttttcaaGCACGGGCACCACGCATCGAAGTCCCTCGTCATCCAATGTCTGGACGACCAGCACTCCGAGTCCCGTCCCAACGTCTACAAGCAATAACAACCTGCCACCTGggttttcaatttctttgcaaccaaacaaaaaaaaggaaagctCAACTGAAATTCCctctaataataatacgtACGGTTCCTTAATATAGGTTATCAGCAGTGACAGAATAAGTACCCGGAACCAATTCAACGACATACACGCCGAACATTAAGTAGTTTTTGTACTAATAAATAAACTGGATATGCAATCCTCATATCTTGGTACCTTTCTGGGAGGACGCTTGTGCCATGATGCTGTATGTTAACTAAATGTATTACCTGACAATCAaatttgtcattttttttctgacACGGTGCGGGATCAGGGGAACAACTATGTCAGTGAGGGAAAGGTTGAAACAGTCTCAGAGCTAGCGAATTGACTGAACAGCAAGAAAGCAAGCGAAGCTCTATTCGTTGATTGAAAAACGTGACAATCCTCGAGTACCACTACTATCTTTTACAGAAACAGGCAAAGATGGACGTCTCGTTCTTAACTAAAATTGTTCAAATAAATGGAACTCAGTTCAAGATACTACTTCAGAATGGACAAGGTGCGTGTGCGCTGATTGCATTGGCTAACGTTTTATTGATCTCACCCGTCCATGCTCGCTATGCTCTGGGGCTCTCCAATCTGGTGAGAAGCAAAGAAACGGTTACGCTTAATGAGCTTGTGCAAACTCTAGCCGATATCGGTGTTCAAAATCCCAACGGCTCCAATGTTGATAGAGAACAGTTATTACAGATTCTTCCCCAGCTATATAGCGGGCTGAACATTAACCCGGAATTCAATGGGTCTTTCGAAGATGGAATGGAAATGTCAATTTTCAGACTGTATAACGTCGGTATCGTCCATGGCTGGATAATAGATGGAGACAATGATCCTAGCGCTTACGAACATGTCTCCAAATATTCCTATATGGGTGCCCAAAAGGCCTTAGTGCAGTCATATGAGATTCAGAAAAACAATGCTCAATTTGAAAACGCTGAACAAATCCAATCAGACTCAACTTACTTGAAATCCTTTTTGGCGAGGTCTGCCACTCAATTGACTGATTATGGGTTGAATCATctaaaagaaattttagTAGAAAGGTCCTATGCCGTGCTGTTCAGAAATGATCATTTTTGCACACTGTATAAGAATAATAGCGAACTATTTACTTTAGTTACCGACCCGACTTACAGAAACCGCAGGGACATAACTTGGCAATCGCTGAAGTCTGTTAACGGATCTCAAGATGCATTTTATACGGGCAACTTTATTCCTACAAGTCTGGAAAGAACTAATACAACAACTACAGGACAGAATGAATCCTACATCTCCAACCCCTTTAGTGATCAGCACGCAGGTAGAGCAGCCAGTGATCAAGCTAATAGCGGGGCAAGTGGGGTGCAACAGATcgaagatgatgaggaGTTGGCTAGGAGGTTACAAGAGCAGGAAGACATGCGGGCGGCAAACAATATGCAGAATGGTTATGCAAATCGTAGTGGGAACAATCCAAgagaaagatttgaaagacCCGAGAagccttcaaagaaaagcaagTTCCTCTCCCACAACGGAAATAAAGATGGTAAAGACAGGAAAAGAGAcaagttgaagaaaagcTGTGTCATCATGTGAAACGTTATCCCGtcttttgtatttgtatttctttgttatttttttgttccttATAGAATTGCTTTCTCTTACGCCGGAATGCTAGtgctttatttttttttattctgtaATTTGTATATGTGTACTTTCTTTCATCATGTCTTACTCAAACCTATATGTAGTAGCACCTCTTAATAGCATTGTATTtcactattatttttggtcCCGCTTCAAATTAAAACGCTTAAAGAGGAAAGCAACTCCGAACAATACATTGTATCCGAGATTTACCTTTTTTGCAATACTAAAACAATACAGTAACACTACCTATAAGTGGTCAATAGCTTGGGTTTCGTGCTGTAATTTCCAAGCAATACTGGTACTTGTTATTAAGTGAGTGTATGAGAGCAGATAATAAGATAATGGGAGATACAAgaacttttgttttcgCCATAGAGGATACAGAAACCACACAAGGTCTATGTAAAATAATTGGTCGATCCAGTCGTAATGATAAGAAGAGGCTGAGTGGGCCAAATAATCTTTATTTCGATGAACCTGAATTAGGGAAGAGACATGCCATGTTATGTATCAAGAcaccaaaaccaaaaattcaaagtgttCCTTCCATAGAACAAATACGAATCTGTATTCGAGACTTGGATAGTGAAAGTGGTATTGTTAATTTAGAATCTGATGGACCACATGATGAAGTCGATTTAAAAAGTGGCGATATATTTGGCTTGATTGCAGTTGTTAACCGCTCTTTACACGATAGCCAAAATTTAGCCGCCAAgttgatttttcaaatcaaactCGAgtattttgatgaagaaaggGAACTAATCAGGTGCACTATTGCAAATATAACATTTCAGAACAATTCCGTATTGCCCTCTTCCCCGGTTCATTCAAAACTTGCGGACGATAGTGAATCAAGTTGGTATGGTCTATCTGAAGCTAGTATTCAAACTGGAAGTATTCAGGAGTGTTGCGAGACTGGGGCCATAAAGACTCGAGGAGGCAGGTTTTCCGTCCTTAAATTAAGGGAAGAAGACAGCAAGTCGCACCAGAAGGCTGATGGTAACCTTAGAGGGAAGCTTTTGCAAACAAACTCtttccaagaagaaaccaaTACAGATACcacagaaaaagaagaagaagaggacaGAAAGAaggtagaagaagaagaagaagtggaaGAGGACttagaatttgaaatcattAGAGTAAAAAAGATAAGAAGCAGGGCCAAGACGGAACACATGCTCATTTCCTCTTCTAAAATCAAGAGAAATGCGACTTCACCTGGACAATCCAACAGCGCGTGGATATTACTAATAATCATTCTGCTTCTAGATCGCCTACTGTCAAATTAGAGTATCGTCCAGCTATTTAATGCTGTATAGCAACATAAATACTCCATACTAGCTTACCGGAAAtgtattttcctttgtaCATGACTTGTCAAGTTCTCTTTTGCGACGGCCCCCCGCTCTAACCCACCCGAATGAGGAAAGCGTTCAAGTCAAGAAGGAATAGTCATAGCAACTTGTCTTCTCCGCTTCCTTCCCCAAGAGATTTGCAAatctttctcttcctttGTCGATATAAGTTGCTATTATCTAACTGTATACATATAGAATCTAAAGATACGGTAACCAAGAAAGAATGTCTCAACCTATCCAACGTGCTGCAACACGCTCATTTATTCAGAAATACATTAATAAGGAGACTTTGAAATACGTCTTCACCACACACTTCTGGGGGCCAGTATCCAATTTTGGTATCCCAATTGCTGCCATATATGACTTGAAGAAAGATCCAACGCGAATCTCAGGTCCAATGACCTTCGCTTTAATTACCTATTCAGGCGTTTTTATGAAGTACGCTCTTGCAGTGACACCCAAAAACTATTTGCTGTTTGGATGTCACTTGATCAATGAAACTGCACAATTAGGTCAAGGCTATAGATTTGTCAAATACACATACTTCACAACTGACGAGGAGAAAAAGattttagaaaaagaatggaaGGAGAAAGAGAAGCCAAGCAAGTAATAGAAAAGTCTACCAGACCAAAGCAAGTGAATAGAAAAGCACAACGAAAACAAGTGAAAACtagaagaacaaagaatGCCCATACAATCATACGgcttctttctctcttttaCTCTTCCCATATATGCATGCTATAGAACTATTTCTCAATaagttttgttttattttatttagaAAGCCGACTTCAATGCCCAAATAAATAAGGTGATATATCACTAAGTAACTCAAATAAATATGTCTTTATTCAAACAATTCTCTATCAAACGTTTTCTTTCCTCATGCTGGTTATATTTAGTCAGCCTTTCTAAAAAGCTAAAAAAGACCATTTTTTACTAAGAGGTGTTTTCTGCTAACCCCATGGTAAAAACAGACTACTGGAAGGGGGGGGGTTTGGAAATGATTAGACCCTTCGACGCAGCCTAATGATGAGCGACTTATTGGAGGagaatgatgatgaaacgTTTTCGGCGGTTCATTCTCTAACACCTAGTATCAACTCTCAAACGTATGCGATACCTATTACGGAGGAAATGTCCAGCTCTTTCCATGATTCAATCAGTACCAGTAGCAATTCAAGCAGTAATCTTGATAGCGATAGGAGTAGTATTTCTAATGTTGCAGAGGCGCATGAGATGGACAACCACTCTATTGTAGACgaagatttatttttggataaTGATATTCCTCAACCAAGCAATTTATTGCTTACAGATGCTCAAGATCCTGGCCCGATATTCGACGTTTCCAGGTACATCTTCGATTCACTCAAACAATCTATTGACTCTACAGACTTTTCGGAATCTTTATCCCTACAGACCAAGACTTCTGCTATCATAAATTCCAAGAGCTTAGAACTTAAGCAACATATTGATGAAACGAAAATCAGATTAGCTCAATTGCAGGGAAAATTTGAGAACGGGGTAGGtacttcaaaaagaattaaaCATGATCTAGAAACTTCTAGGAAAAACATCGATTACTTAAACTCTGCTTTAAGAATCGATTTCCCCATTGAATTTAATCAGGCGAGAGAGAAAGTACTAGAACGGAAACTGAATGAAGACAATGACTAATAATGTACTGAAACGcatattgttttttaaaggTATGTATAATATATGTAAACATCACTTTGAATAATATTAATGATAAGTGAAAGCAGGTAGctataataataatttacaaagtttttttaattttttattttctcaaTAAACTATTGAGTGGAAAAGGCAAGAGATGAAAAAGTTAAACTCTAATCAAAAgtagttttctttggctttttGGTCAAATCAACATCCTTGAAGAATGAACCATAAGCACTgtgctctttctttttagtGTGAGTACCGAACTTTATCAAATCCTCAGGAACAGGTTGATTAGCACCGTTTAAAACGTTAACTAAACCACCAGCCAAAtgcttttcttgttcgGTGAACAAAGTAT from Saccharomyces eubayanus strain FM1318 chromosome VII, whole genome shotgun sequence includes:
- the MAD1 gene encoding coiled-coil domain-containing protein MAD1 — protein: MSNSGGSSPFLESPKGSPSMDNKSMHNDGQGNRQIQALQFKLNTLQNEYEIEKLQLQKQTNILEKKYKATIGELEKSLNDTKYLYDSNAKLEYELHGLKESLIKSTSDKDKLIQELQTTLQNKDLNMENLKQEYDSKLSKVTNQCDHFKLESESSRSLLKKYENEIKRQSVDIKDLQHHIMEKDDELSTLKASKMINSHPNYSTEEFNELTEMNKIVQDQVQYTKELEVANMQQANELKKLKQSQDFSTFWKLENEKLQNKLKQFHVLESQFEDLQLENIDLKSKLTNWEIYNDNDDNDDDKAKNNLQSNPEEIIRDWKLTKKECLILTDKNDKLRLDNNNLKLLNDEMALERNQILDLNNNYENSIVNLKRLNHELEQQKSLSFEECRLLREQLDDLYSAQNNVLSETNDCKTHIPDANLNEDMNNLLDKYKNKTEDLTSELKKLNDQLLSNSNDVETQRKKRKLTSDQIGLNYSQRLNELQLENVNVSRELSKAETTIHLLKKKLEKLTSLKEKRIRILQLRDGPFISDQFVKKNKLHLLQKENSDLLEQLKQKNSTIETIPISVYDSLNFELKQIEQETFKSNKRFSRLKQVFNKKSLEFIDVVNSLLGFKLEFQQDGRVKIFSCFKPERHLIADLNENTLKSNLDSDIEGWDDLMNLWVEDRGQLPCFLATITLRLWEQQQTK
- the LCL3 gene encoding Lcl3p; the protein is MKESNSDLRKPSDVAALSIILTGSALTLIYTYKRYLTQFKRTNDIPQRIFHKRWLYGKVTSVGDGDNFHFFHMPGGIRGGWGWLRSIPQMVKNDPTAEKLISGDENLSFFNLNWIIHRGSSKSQIQKTKSQFLKLNVPYKNRKNLPTIPIRLCGVDAPERAHFGNPAQPFGNEALIWLQNRILGKKLWVKPLSIDQYNRCVARVSYWDWLGGWKDLSLEMVKDGLAVVYEGKVNAEFDGREDKYRYYEFLARSRKKGLWIQRKVETPGEYKKRI
- the GUP1 gene encoding O-acyltransferase gives rise to the protein MSLVSILAPLVTSEGLDSRIKPSSQKGTFPPTKPSLWKTTEFKFYYLVFLVAVPLMFRAGLQASSLDNPNYTRYEHLLSQGWLFGRKVDNSDSQYRFFRDNFVLLSTLMIAHTSIKRIVIYSTNISKLRFDLIFGLIFLVAAHGVNSMRILAHMLILYTLSHMLKNHRKIATISIWAYGISTLFINDNFRSYPFGSVCSLLSPLDNWYRGIIPRWDVFFNFTLLRVLSYNMDFLERWENFKTKKSPTYESKEAKSAILLDERARLTAAHPIQDYSLMNYIGYVTYTPLFIAGPIITFNDYIYQSKHILPSINFKFIFYYAVRFVIAILSMEFILHFLYVVAISKTKAWENDTPFQISMIGLFNLNIIWLKLLIPWRLFRLWALIDGIDTPENMIRCVDNNYSALAFWRAWHRSYNKWVVRYIYIPLGGSKNRILTSLAVFSFVAIWHDIQLKLLFWGWLIVLFLLPEIFATQFFSHYSDTIWYRHVCAIGGVFNIWVMMIANLFGFCLGSDGTKKLLSDMFCTVSGFKFVILASASLFVAVQVMFEIREEEKRHGIVLKC
- the SCY1 gene encoding Scy1p, which translates into the protein MMFWSSKTGITSKYSFSSSPTFTAEPWSVYTGRPKSSSSSSPSKVSIFMFDKKQFENYLLHYNIIKSKSGSRDKVLIQEAYEILRNQANNLARLKHPNILTLIEPLEEHSKNFMFVTEFVTGSLETVFRETDDEEKNFLQGHVKDNIVVQRGILQLVNALDFIHNRASFVDLNIQPRAIFINENSDWKISGLGYLVKIPPGTNTSEYFLPQYDPRVPPFMHLQLNYTAPEIIFENTLAYKNDYFSLGSLIYFLYSGKDLFRTENSTTEYKSEYGKFEKKISTMSWDNIFNKIPPKLRHCLPKLMNRDIYSRYDNIMLILDSEFFQDPLIKTLNFLDDLPTKNNEEKYVFLEGLINLLPDFPPALLQKKFLPILLELLNQFCAEKIVNDKCVNKNLDLIVKIGSTLSQLSFQEKIYPILLSATNFPILLRKATVCLIDSLDTLKQKVKRSDFLESVLKPLFSYVLQDSESEVALVSQEKLLLQIPLALEVLDFPTVKQFLLPLLSGLFTKTTSLTVKNTCVTCFQIMIEQKSIDSYTCSDTILPLFKSMKTRDPRILSKLLKLFETVPVIITDEIILVDQVLPLMWNYSMASTLTKSQYSGYTKAINKMSSDIQKHHIAKLSDRTNDSDGDAFHKVIEPTVQKREDPETVAARNIEVAAMKPVRKATAPTQKDTSLSSKSVSNARPLNPKSVLGTRGFSTSTLNPPPQTTPSETTSKVRGETAFSGTPHTKFDDEFNEFQSFSSTGTTHRSPSSSNVWTTSTPSPVPTSTSNNNLPPGFSISLQPNKKKESSTEIPSNNNTYGSLI
- the MIY3 gene encoding Miy3p translates to MDVSFLTKIVQINGTQFKILLQNGQGACALIALANVLLISPVHARYALGLSNLVRSKETVTLNELVQTLADIGVQNPNGSNVDREQLLQILPQLYSGLNINPEFNGSFEDGMEMSIFRLYNVGIVHGWIIDGDNDPSAYEHVSKYSYMGAQKALVQSYEIQKNNAQFENAEQIQSDSTYLKSFLARSATQLTDYGLNHLKEILVERSYAVLFRNDHFCTLYKNNSELFTLVTDPTYRNRRDITWQSLKSVNGSQDAFYTGNFIPTSLERTNTTTTGQNESYISNPFSDQHAGRAASDQANSGASGVQQIEDDEELARRLQEQEDMRAANNMQNGYANRSGNNPRERFERPEKPSKKSKFLSHNGNKDGKDRKRDKLKKSCVIM
- the MPC1 gene encoding pyruvate transporter MPC1, with the translated sequence MSQPIQRAATRSFIQKYINKETLKYVFTTHFWGPVSNFGIPIAAIYDLKKDPTRISGPMTFALITYSGVFMKYALAVTPKNYLLFGCHLINETAQLGQGYRFVKYTYFTTDEEKKILEKEWKEKEKPSK